From one Haloferax marinisediminis genomic stretch:
- a CDS encoding lysylphosphatidylglycerol synthase transmembrane domain-containing protein, which yields MSTTSIRTQSTWRKVAGIVLALSGFALYVWVVGTTAVVDAVGAVSRRTVVSLAVLGLVPLVAWGTALGVVLRQIGTQVSFWRATVLFTAMEFVNAITPFGQTGGTPVSSLLVAWECAIDYERAFAAVVGVNVVIRLASVALGLFAAVVYSSHLVVVDSVRNIAALVVAVTVGFLVAGAVLWITRHDVEPVVGRALGRLTQWSGRWIPGVSPPAPERAAHRVSQFVATLDELAANPWRLAVVFALAVFGQLSVAAALWTVLDALGVTQPLLLVLVVIPLAKVSGLVPTPGGIGSAVVVLSGLLVAMTGIAGALATAAALVYRGTVYWFPTLVGVVATVGLFLSGRQSTRPRQSRSTQVTAFVLAGSLSAALLVVVHSRTLLVEPADAVVHALLDGGIGVLGFAVVWILLTTATR from the coding sequence ATGAGTACGACGTCGATTCGGACGCAGAGCACGTGGCGAAAGGTCGCCGGCATCGTCCTCGCACTCTCCGGATTTGCACTCTACGTCTGGGTCGTCGGAACGACGGCAGTGGTCGATGCCGTCGGTGCGGTTTCGAGACGTACCGTCGTTTCACTCGCGGTCCTCGGCCTCGTTCCGCTCGTCGCCTGGGGGACAGCACTCGGGGTGGTGCTCCGGCAAATCGGGACACAGGTGTCGTTCTGGAGAGCGACGGTTCTCTTCACGGCGATGGAGTTCGTCAACGCCATCACGCCGTTCGGGCAGACTGGCGGGACACCCGTGAGTAGTCTGCTCGTCGCGTGGGAGTGTGCCATCGACTACGAGCGAGCATTCGCTGCGGTCGTCGGCGTCAACGTCGTGATTCGACTCGCTTCGGTCGCGCTGGGTCTCTTCGCTGCCGTGGTCTACTCGTCTCACCTCGTGGTCGTGGACAGCGTTCGGAACATCGCTGCACTCGTCGTCGCCGTCACCGTGGGTTTCCTCGTCGCCGGTGCTGTGCTGTGGATAACCCGGCACGACGTCGAACCGGTCGTTGGCCGAGCGCTCGGACGACTCACACAGTGGAGTGGTCGCTGGATTCCGGGTGTCTCTCCTCCAGCTCCTGAGCGTGCCGCCCATCGAGTCAGCCAGTTCGTCGCGACACTCGACGAGTTGGCGGCCAACCCGTGGCGACTCGCCGTCGTCTTCGCACTCGCGGTGTTCGGGCAGTTGTCGGTGGCGGCGGCGCTCTGGACCGTCCTGGACGCTCTCGGTGTGACGCAACCGCTCCTGCTCGTTCTCGTCGTCATCCCGCTGGCCAAGGTGAGTGGTCTCGTGCCGACGCCCGGGGGTATCGGAAGCGCAGTCGTCGTCTTGTCCGGACTGCTCGTGGCGATGACGGGCATCGCTGGCGCCCTCGCAACTGCCGCCGCACTCGTCTATCGAGGAACGGTCTATTGGTTCCCGACGCTGGTTGGGGTCGTCGCAACTGTTGGGCTCTTCCTCTCTGGACGGCAATCGACTCGCCCACGGCAGTCACGCTCTACACAAGTCACCGCGTTCGTTCTCGCTGGGAGTCTCTCGGCCGCCCTCCTCGTGGTGGTCCACTCGCGAACGCTCCTGGTCGAACCGGCCGATGCCGTGGTCCACGCTCTGTTAGACGGTGGAATCGGTGTCCTCGGGTTCGCCGTCGTGTGGATTCTCCTTACGACCGCGACGCGATGA
- a CDS encoding CBS domain-containing protein: MDISNLVDRDFPTVGPDTRVSKLQGMFQETGTKAIVVVDDDEYLGLVTLRQMNVTHRDPDAKARGVLWHPAKVDVDEDVRRVARLILASRSEVLPVFDGDDLYGTVSTDRVLEAVQEFLGVLTVEDVYTDALVTVGREATFGEALNTFRENGITHLPVAEGDDVVGVVSLYDILDFTTREVSKPSGGSSGGFDVSSGDAAPGFRSAGGMGDRAGEIERMLDLPVVDVMSAPVATALPNEGLDHAVERMFEEGVSSLIVLQEDAPAGIVTKTDVLESLTWTGESRLPVQITNVNLLDDISREEVVKMVEGFADKYGGLTILEANVYLHEHDEKLRGTPLIMARIRLFTDKGHFVGTGEGYGASHALHLARNIVERQLLEGKTHDETKKPPSDPDEYWSKVFGWWLTAPPRRR, translated from the coding sequence ATGGACATCTCGAATCTCGTCGACAGAGATTTTCCGACGGTCGGGCCAGATACGCGTGTCTCGAAGCTTCAGGGTATGTTTCAGGAGACGGGCACGAAGGCGATCGTCGTCGTCGACGACGACGAGTACCTCGGTCTCGTCACGCTTCGGCAGATGAACGTCACTCACCGAGACCCTGATGCAAAAGCCCGGGGCGTCCTGTGGCACCCTGCAAAGGTCGACGTGGACGAAGACGTTCGGCGCGTCGCCCGCCTCATCCTCGCGAGCAGAAGCGAGGTCCTCCCCGTTTTCGACGGTGACGACCTGTACGGTACCGTTTCGACCGACCGAGTGCTAGAGGCGGTACAGGAGTTTCTCGGCGTGCTCACCGTCGAAGACGTGTACACCGACGCACTCGTCACGGTGGGACGAGAGGCGACGTTCGGTGAGGCGCTCAACACCTTCCGTGAGAACGGTATCACTCACCTCCCCGTCGCCGAGGGCGACGACGTCGTGGGTGTCGTGAGTCTCTACGACATCCTCGACTTCACGACCCGTGAGGTGAGCAAACCGTCAGGCGGGTCGTCAGGCGGGTTCGACGTCTCCAGTGGCGACGCCGCGCCCGGGTTCCGGTCGGCAGGTGGGATGGGTGACCGTGCCGGCGAAATCGAACGAATGCTCGACCTCCCCGTCGTGGACGTGATGAGCGCACCCGTCGCGACAGCACTCCCGAACGAAGGACTCGACCACGCCGTCGAACGCATGTTCGAAGAGGGTGTCTCTTCGCTCATCGTCCTGCAAGAGGACGCGCCGGCAGGAATCGTCACGAAGACCGACGTCCTCGAATCGCTGACGTGGACGGGCGAATCGAGACTTCCAGTCCAGATTACGAACGTCAACTTGCTGGACGACATCTCTCGCGAGGAAGTCGTCAAGATGGTCGAGGGGTTCGCCGACAAGTACGGCGGGCTGACGATACTCGAAGCGAACGTCTACCTGCACGAACACGACGAGAAACTCCGTGGCACGCCGCTCATCATGGCCCGCATCCGTCTGTTCACCGACAAGGGTCACTTCGTCGGCACGGGTGAGGGCTACGGAGCGTCACACGCCTTGCACCTCGCACGGAACATCGTCGAGCGGCAGTTACTCGAAGGGAAGACACACGACGAGACGAAAAAGCCCCCATCAGACCCTGACGAGTACTGGTCGAAGGTGTTCGGATGGTGGCTAACCGCCCCACCACGCCGTCGGTAA